In Spirochaeta lutea, the genomic stretch ACAATCCCGGTGATGGTAGTGAAACCCCAAACAATATCTACGAAGCCCCAGCTAATGGTCTGACCGATCTTCTGGATATCACTGGTTAGCCGGCTCATGAGCCAGCCGCCAGGGGTCTTATTAAAGTAATTCAGTTCCAGATCCTGGAGATGCCGGAAACTCCGGTTTCGAAGATCGTGCATAATTGCCATCTCCAAGTATCCAGCGAGCATGATCAGCGCCAGGACGTTTATTCCCTGCCACAATACCACAGCCAAAAAGCCGATAATAAATCCTTCTAGGCCTTGGATGGTTCCCGGTACGATAAACCGGTCCACCGCTTGTTGTGTCCAGAGGGCGAAGGTAGCATCGATACCTCCGACCATGATCATCACCAACCCCAGGGCCGCCGTTTGCAGGCGGTATGGCCTGAGGAAGGGAAGCAGCCTTCGAACGAAGGGCTGCTTGGTTTGTTTTCTCTTTTTTCGTCTGCCTTCCATAGTTTACACCTCTATTCCTTGGTTCTGGAGAGCATGAAGTCTTGAGAACAAGCCGTCATGCTCCAGAAGCTGTGCAGGACTGCCCTGCTCCACAAGCCGTCCGTTCTCCATGACCAAGACCAGATCGGCCTTCATCAGGGTCGACAACCGATGACTGATAAGCATCACCGTCCGGTCGGAGGCGCGTTTACGGATCGCCTCCTGTACAGCCCGGTCGGTTTCGGTATCCAGAGCTGATAGGCTATCGTCGAATATGAGAATCGGCGCCTGGGCCACCAGAGCCCTGGCAATAGCCACCCGCTGTTTTTGTCCACCCGAAAGGGTTACCCCGCGCTCACCCACCGGGGTATCATATCCCGCCTCGAAATCCACGATGGACTGGTGGATGGAAGCATCTCGGGCAGCCTCAAAGATCTCAACCTCGCTGATATTCCGAGCTCCAACCCCGATATTCCTCTTAATGGTTTTGGCATAGAGAAAGGGCTCTTGGAGCACCAGACTCACCTGGCGTCGTAACCATGCCTTGTCAAAATCCTGGAGTGGCACCCCATCTATACTGATACTTCCCTGGGTAGGGGCGTAAAACCCCGCGATCAAACCCACCAGGCTCGTTTTTCCTGAGCCGGTATGTCCCAGGATTCCCACCGTCTGACCGGACTCTATGGTGAAATTCAGATCCTGTAATACGGGGCTTCCCGGTTCATACTCAAGGCTTACCCCCTTGAACTCAATGGCTCCCGTCAGTTTCTGGCGAATTCCCTGGGGATTCATGGACTCAGGCTCCTGGTCTAGAATTTCCTGAATACGCTCCATGGCAACAAAGGCCTTCCCCATGTCCACCAAAACACGCCCCATCTGCCGCACCGGCCATAAAATCATCCAGACCGACGAAACAAATAAGATGAGGGTTCCAATGGTGACCGTCCCCTGGACGGCCCAGAGGGTTCCCACACAGATAACAGCCAAGACCTGGGTCAAACTCATAATGTCCGTACTGGCCCAGAAGGCTGCGAACCACTGGATAAGCCGCATCGTTACCCGGCGGTAGTCCTCATTTAATGCCCTGAAGCGGCCGTATTCGTACCCCTCCCGACCAAAGGCCCGTACAACCCGGATGCCGGTAAGATGTTCCTGAACCATGCTGGTCAGAGCAGCCTCAGCCTCATCGCTGCGACGAAAAGAACTCTGAATCTTTCCGAAGAACAGGATACTGGCCACCGTCGCCAGGGGAATAATGGGCATGGCTACCCAGGCTAACTCCACATGCACCTGGAAGGTCACCACCAAACTGACGGTAACGAGAAATATGGCATTTCCCACCTGTACCAGCTGCAGGGCCAAAAACTTCCGCACCGTATCCACATCGCTGGTACACCTCTGCAGCAGATCACCCTTTTCACTCCGGGCATGGTATGCGAAGGGCAGATACTGTAGGTGATGGTAGAGGCGATTCCTGAGGTCCCGGGCGGAACCCTCGCTGGCCTTAGCAGCCAGGTACCCCGATAGGAATACGAATATACCCTGAACCAGCGCGGAGGAAACCAGCAAAATTCCGGGTATCCACAACCGCTGTGAGAGGACCTCCCGTCCGCCTAGGGCGGTAAAAAGCCAGATAATCTCCCGCCGCCCGGAGAATGCTTCCGTGCCAATCACCGAGTCGATGGTTGCCCGGAGAATGAGGGGGCTGTAGTAGGCGAAAATCGCCCCGAATCCCATGAATAAGATGGCTACACCGTACATGAGCCGGTATCCCTTCATCATGTTCCAAATTTTTTGTAGGTTGTTCATAACAATTCTCTTTTGTCTTCCATTGCTGATTCCATTCAGCAAGCTTCACGAATACCATTTGAAGGATGCTCTACCCGGGCTTCCCCGGATACCCGGGGACACAGGTTCTGCAGGTACGGCATTATTCCTGGTTACCGGGTGCAGGGCCCATGCACAGCCGGGTTGAATGTATTGAATCCAATACATAGCCCGGAACGGTAGCCAAACCGAACCTGAGTCTGGATAGTGAGACGGCGAAACTGTGTAATAGGTGGATGCGATTACCCAGTCTCCAAGATCTGGAGCCGGGCTGATGAACCTCTAGGGTTTCATCAAGAGAAGGTGTCCCCTTGGAACGTCCGCATCATGCCCGTATACGCAGCGTGCCGCGTTCACATCACCAACACTCATACCGATGTAACTAATTGCTAACTGCGCACTCTTCAACATGAATGACGCTCCTTTCTTAATATATAGGGTGCTAAATGGTATACCGCAGAGATTCACTTTATCAATAGGTTTTAACAACTTTTTTGTGGATACCTGCGGTTTTTTTTAAGAAAAGACCATAAAAATGATCCCGCTCGTGGGTGTTAGGCCTCGGAAATGTAGGGAATTAGGGCATCCGGGCGGGGAAGTACCGCAAGACACCGGTCCCGAACCCAGGATTCCACGGGTCCAAGATCGGGTACGTGAATCACCCCGAGACCAGCAGCCTGGGCAGCGAGAAGCCCGCTTTGGGAATCCTCCAAGCCCAGGGCGTCTCCGGGAGACACCCCCAGCCTGCGGCACAGGGTCAGGTATATTTCAGGATCTGGTTTATTATGCCGCACCTGATCCCCTGTGACGATCCGGGCGAAAAATCCGGATAACCCGGAGGATTCAAGCTTTGCGGCAGCATAGGGATTTTGGGTTGAGGTTGCCACCCCCAGGGTGATTCCACGGCTCTGAGCCCAGTCCAAGAGGGTTTGGACACCCGGTTTAACGGGTACCCCCCGGGAAGCGTAATAGGTTTTGGTATAATCAAACCGAAGGTCCAAAACCCGGTCATAGGGGTAATCCGGACCCAGGATCGATAGGAATAGTTCTTTAGTCTGCTGATCGCTGCGGCCAATGGCCTTGACCATGAGCTCCCGGGGTATGGGATGCCCCAGATCCTCGGCAGCCTTAGACCATTGCTCCAGGGCGAGGGCCTCGCTGTCGATGAGTAGCCCGTCCATGTCGAAACACATAGCTTGGGGCGCATTCAACGGTTTGGAAGGGAACCGATACTGGGGAGCCATTGTCCGGGTCAAACCTGGGGATCCGGTATCGGCGAGGCGGTTTCAGAATCCTCCGGAGGGCGGGATCCGGCCTGGTCGCTCTGCTGTTCCAGGTAAACAAGGAAATCCTCCGCAGGCATCGGTCGGGCAAAAAAGTAGCCTTGAAAGATCCGTACACCCTCGTTATAGAGGAACTCAGCCTGTTCCTTGGTTTCCACCCCCTCGGCGATGGCGTCAAATCCCAGTTCCTTGGCCATAGCAATAATGGTCCGGACGATAGCCTGACTTTTTGCATCATCGGTAACCTTTTTAATAAAGGATTGATCGATTTTCAGGTGCCCGACGGGCATCCGGTGTACGTAGGAGAGGCTGGAATAGCCGGTGCCGAAGTCATCCACAGCAAATCGGATTCCCTTGTTATGGAGTTTCTGCATGAGACTGATAATCCGCATGGGTTCTTCAATCAATGTGCTCTCGGTTATCTCTAACCAGAGTTTGTCCGGCGGAAAACTATGGTTATCCAGGATGCGCCGGATATTCTCCACGACATCCTCTGTTCTGAACTGCCGGGGAGAGAGATTTATAGAAACACCCCCCAGGGGGAGTTCCTGGGCAAACCACTGATCCAGGTGACGGGCCACGGTATACAGCACCCAATTTCCGATGGGAATGATCAGGCCGGTTTCTTCCGCCAGGGGGATGAACATTCCGGGACTAACTAATCCCAACCGGGGATGATGCCACCGGATCAGCGCTTCGGCAAATACCCTTTGCACGACGAACTCGGTACCCTCCTTGAGCACTGAGACAATAGGCTGATAGTACATATCAAATTGCTTATCCATCTCCTTAATGGCCTGGTGCTCCAGGGCCTTGATAATGGAATTCTGCAGATCCATGCGCTCTACAACCTGGTCCCTCATGCCCTCGTGGTAAATTCCGATCCCGGTGTCCTGATCCAAGGCATGTTGGAGGGCGATATCCGCATTCTGTAAGAGGTAGCTTTTGCTGTAGCCGTGATCGGGAAAAAGACTTATTCCCACGGTACAGCCGATATGTACATTGTATCCCGTAAAAATATGCGGTTGGTGAATCTCCCGGCGTAATGCCCGGGCAATTTTTTCGATGGTCTTGGTATTGTAGCTGCCCTCTACGAGAATGAGGAACTCACTCTCCCGGGTATGAAATACGTAGCGATCCCGAAACATGGTCCGCATTCGCTCACCGAGCTGGTACAGAATCCACTCACTCATCTGGGGTTTTAGAGTCCGCTGGACGGTATCGTAGTTTTTATCTAGGCGCACCAACAGGAAGGCACCGGAACGCTGGGGTTTTTCCGGGCTCTGATTACCGAAGAAATGGGCAATCTCCTTGTCCATCCGCAGATGGTTCGGCAGGCCCGTTTTGGGATTGATTTCCATGCGGCTGCGTAGTTCATTACTGCGCCGGGTCTGTTCATCAATAACCTGCAAAAGCTCCTGGGTCCGGGTAAGAAGCCCCCGCTTGTCTGCCCGAAGTTGTTTGATCTCTTCCAGCAGATCCATAACTACCTGGCGAATATCCTCTTGTCCGTCCAGCTTATGCATTAGCTGGGAGATGCTCAGCAAACCCATTAATAGTCCTATCCAACGTTCTTACTTTTGCTCTGATCACAAAATCCTGTCCTATCAGACCAGCCTAGGTTCCGGGCAAGGTCCATCGACACCCACCAGATGCAAAATCCGCCAATATTTTACTTGCATTTTCCAAGCTTTGGCGCACTATGTTGCTATTAGAGTCTCTTACCACAGCAAAGAAATCACTCTTCCCATTAGTGTACCCAGGATTATGGAATTTGTATACCGCGAAGAAAGTCCCGCGGCTTGTTTTTACTGTTCTTTAAAAGATGCTTCAATAACCTCCCATTTTTTTATACTTCGTCGAAGCCAGGCATGGAGAATCTCCGCCCGTTGGTGCTCGTCCAGCTTCCACGGAAGGGAGGACTGCCGTAGTCTGGTCGTAACATCGTATAAACAAAGAGCTGCACTCACCGAAATATTAAAGCTTTCAACAAATCCATACATGGGTATCCGGAGTGATTGGTCTGCGAGTTCAAATGCTGTTTCACTCAGCCCGGTAAGCTCGGTACCGAAAACCAGGGCAACCGGCCCGTCTTCCAGGGGCAGCTGGGAAAGCTCCAAGGCATCCCGGGAGGGAGCGGTAGCAATAATCCGGTATCCCTGTTTCTTTAGGCTCAGAAGGGCATCACGGGTATTGCCGTTGCCATCCGGCTCCGGGTTTCCATGATACCGCTGGAGGTTAAGCCATTGGCTTGTGCCCAGTTCCACATCAGGGTTAACCCGGTACCGGTTTCGATTCTCAATGATATGGACGTCCTGGACACCGAAGGCGTCACAGCTTCTCAGAACAGCCGAGGCGTTGTGGGGTTGGAATATATCCTCTAATACGACGGTAATGTATCGGCTACGATGTTCTAAAACGTCGAGCATGGTCTGCCAGCGTTGGGGTGTGACGAAGCCTGAAAGGTATTCTAACAGTGGATTCATGGTTGGGAGTGTACCAGATGAGGGCCAGGTATGGTAGCATAGCCCCATGAGAAAAAAGATTCGCAGCTATGAAAATTGCAGGGTAATCGACATCAGCCCCGGGGGAAATTCCCTATGCACCGTTCCTTCCCAGGATGCGGAGGGTAATCCCCGAGAAAAATTCGTGGAATTGGATTCACGCCAGGCGGTACCCGGGGATGTGGTTCACATTAATCTGGGAAGGAGAAAAAAAAAGGGGTTCGCCCAGGGGCAGGTGACCGACCTGGTTCAAAGCGCGGACTACCGTATCCCCGCCCCATGCCCCCACTTCGGAACCTGCGGGGGATGCCGATGGCAGCATGTACCCTATCCGATTCAGCTCGAATGGAAACACACCATGGTAGTCCAGGCCCTAACCCGCCATCTTCCTTCTTCGGGGATTCAGATTCCCGAGGTAAACCCTACTCTGCCCAGCCCGTCGGTGTGGGAGTACCGCAATAAAATGGAATACAGCTTCTCATCCCGGCGTTGGTTGGATAACCAGGAGCTTGAAGGCCCCGGGGAAGACCATACCAAAACGGACCCCCGAGCCCTGGGCTTCTTTGTTCCCGGTTATCCCGGAAGGGTCACCGACATCCGGGAATGCCATCTTCAAACGACCGAAGCCAGTGCCATCCGGAACTGGGTACGGGATTGGGCTTACCAGCATCACCTGTCCTTCTACGATCATAAAACCCATCAGGGCTACCTGAGAACCCTGGTGATTCGCAATAACAGTCAGGGCCAGTTTCTCGTAATCTTGATTACCGGGGACCACCGTCCGAACCTGGAGCAGGACTTCGTGGATCGACTCACCGCGGAGTTTCCCCGTATTCGGTCGATATACGGTATTACCAATAGTAAACTCAATGATTCCTACGCGGATTTAGAGATGCGCAACCTCTGGGGGGAGGAGTGGATTCGTGAAACCCTGGGAGATCTTGATTTCCACATTGGACCGGGCAGCTTCTTTCAAACAAATATCCCCCAGACCCCCCGGCTCTATGACCTCGCATTGCGGTATGCGGCTCCAGACCCAGCCGGTGATCTGGTATACGATTTATATACAGGCACCGGAACCATCGCGGCCTACCTCGCCGGTTCTGCCCGGGAGGTGATCGGCCTCGAGTATGTCGAGGAAGCTGTTACCGCTGCCCGGCGGAGTTGCACTGAAAACGGTATTACCAACGCAGGGTTCTATGCAGGGGATATGAAGGATCTGCTTACCCGGGAGTTTTTTGATACCCACGGGTGGCCGGATATTGTAGTGACCGATCCTCCCCGGGCAGGAATGCATCCCCAGGTTGTTCAACGCCTTCGGGATGCGAAACCGAAACGGATCGTATACGTGAGCTGCAATCCCGAAAGCCTCGGCCGGGATGCAGCACTGTTGACCCAGCCATTGCCCCAGGGCGGCCGGTACTCTATCGACGAAATTCAGCCAGTGGACATGGCCCCCCACACTCCTCACATAGAAACGGTAGTCCGATTCAGCTACACGAGTAGTCCCGAGACCGAATAACCCGGTATACAACCCCAGCCTCTCGGGAGAATGGTGTCTGCCGGGAGGTAGGGGTGGAGCTACAGCACCCCGCATGGCATCCCTGGGAGTTGTCGGGCAGACCGGTAACCCCCTCCACCCGGCCCATACGTATGAGTTGATCCAACCCGGCCTGGGCCAAGGCCCTGGATAGGCCGCAGTCCACCATGATCTGACGAAAGCAGGCCTCTCCGTGCCGGGTGAGATAGGCCCGGATGACCGCCAGGGGCCGGGATTGAGGGTCCGGACCCTGGGGTAAAGGCGGAACCCGGGTACTCACGAACCGATCCCCTGGGGACGGAATCCGGAGGAGGAGCGTCCGGCAAGCCAAAACAGCACCACCATGCCCGCCATGAGACCCAGGCTCGTTAGAATCCACCCTACATCTCCCCCCTCAAAAACCTGATAAAACAGCACCGCCACCGCCCAGGCCAGTACCAGAAGGTAGCCCCCGAGCCCCAATCCACGCAGCCGACCCATCTCCCGGATCGCAGCACCCATGGCTGCCAAGCAGGGCGTATAGATCAGCACAAAGAGCAGATAGGCGTAGCCGCTTGCCGGGGTAAACATGCGGGCAAGGCGGCCGGTGGTAATCTTGGTCTGTTCATCCTCCCGGGGCTGGCTCAGGGCGGAGAAGCCCAGGGGATCCAGCAAAGCCTCCAGGATGCCGGCAAGATTTATGGGTATACTCACGACAGCCTCCAGAAGGCGGTCACCCAGGGAATGCCCGGTATCAAAGGGCGCCTGGGGACTTGCCCCGCTCCGTCCGTCTGTGGCGGAATCCTGGGCATAGAGACTGTTCAGGGTGCCGACGATGGCTTCCTTCGCAAACACCCCGGTGAATAGTCCGACCGTGGCAGGCCAATTCTCGGACTCGATACCCATGGGTGCAAAGACGGGGGTAATGGCCCTGCTGGTTACACTGAGCAGTGAATCCTCACTGTCCTGGTTGCCGAAGCTCATCCCCCCGGGCCCCACCGCCAGGGAGTTCAGCAGGGACAGCACCGCTACTGCCAGGGCGATCACCGATCCCGCCCGGATGACGAATGATTTAACCCGGTCCAGGCTATTCCCCACCACGTATCCCAACCGGGGAGCATGGTAGGGCGGAAGCTCCATGACAAAGTGGGAACTAGCCCCCCGAAACAGGGTATGTTTGAGAAGGATTCCCGTAAGGACCGCGAGGATTATGCCAACCAGGTAGATAGAAAAGACCACCGATCCCGAGGAGCGGGGGAATAATGCAGCAACGAAGAGGGCGTACACGGGAAGCCGGGCGCCGCAGGACATAAAGGGGGTCATGAAAATGGTTGTGTACCGGTCCTTGGTGGATTCTAGGGTACGGGTACCCATTATTCCCGGAACCGTACACCCGAATCCCACGATCATCGGGATGAAGGCCTTTCCGGGCAGCCCCAGGAACTGCATAAATCGATCCATCACGAAGGCCGCCCGGGCCATGTACCCCGAGTCTTCCAAGATTGACAGCATGAAAAACATAAAAAAGATAATGGGAATAAAGGTTCCAACGGTCTGCAATCCGCTTCCGATACCGTTGGCGAGGATTTCCGTGAGCCACTGGGGACTTCCTATGCTCCAAAGCAGCTGTCCCAGGCCCTCTACCAGGAGTGCCCCCAGGGCCAGATCAAAAAAATCAATGAAGGCGCTGCCCAGGGTGATGGTGACCCAAAATACCAGGTACATAACCCCCATGAAGATGGGGATGCCCCAAAGGCGGTGCATAACAATCCGGTCTATCCGGTCGGTGAGGCTTTCCCGGGTCGAGGTGCGGTTAATGGTTTCTCGGGTTAACCCCTCGATTATGCGGTACTTCTCGTCGGCGGAGAGGATATCCGCTTCCTCTCCCATGGTTGCTTCCAAGGATCTCCGGGCCTCAACCATGGCATCCACCTCCCGGGGGGTGTAGCCGTGGTTCAGGAGCCGTCTCTGGATCCATTCGGCGTTTTCAAGAAATTGCAGGGCCGTCCACCGCGGCAGATCCGGGGACGGTACTCCGGGAAATGCCCCAGCCAGACGCCTGGGTCTCGGACCAGGGCGTCGGGGATGACCCGGGGCAGCCTGGGCCGGGGAATCTCCGGTGTGAACTCCGCTCCCCGCTGTGAGTGGGGTAAACCCCTGGATCCAGTCCTCTAAGGCCGGGCTGTACACCGGCGAAGCCTTCGGGTCGGGCACGGTTAGGGGCTCGGTAACAACCCGGCTCAGCCGGCGGATATGGGTCTTATTCGTACCCTGAACTGGAATGACCGGTACGCCGAGGCGGGCTGACAAACCCCGGGCATCGATGGTGATGCCACGCTCCTGGCTAATATCGATCATATTGAGGACGACAATCAGGGGTACGCCCAGCTCAATGAGCTGGAGGGTTAGGTAGAGATTCCGCTCCAGGTTGCTCGCGTCCAGGATGTTAATGATACCGTCGGGCTGTTCCTCCACCAGGTAGTTTCGGGCTACCCGCTCATCCTCGGTATGGGCGGTGAGACTGTAGATTCCCGGCAGATCTACCAGGGTGATTTGCATCTCGGTGTGCCCGGTTAGTTTGTCCGACTGCGGCCTCCGGGTATGGCCCATATCCAGGACCTCCCCCTGGCCGATAAAGGGCTCGGCTAAGAAAAATCCGGGTTCTGCCATGCGCAGCACACCCTCTTTTTTTTCCACCGTTACACCGGGCCAGTTCCCGATCCGGTGCTTACCCCCTGTCAGGGCGTTGAAAATAGTGGTTTTTCCGCAGTTGGGGTTCCCTACCAGGGCAAGGGTGGTAGTGCCACTCCTGTCTGATGGTCCGGTATGGTTCGATTCACGTCTTCTCATGGAATTCTACTCTTCGGATAGGTGGGAATGGTAGGCTTCTGGCTTCTCAGGGTGATTGGTCGCTGCTGCCTTCTCAAGGATCAAAATGGCCGCCTCCGCCTTCCGGAGGGAAAGACGGAACCCCCGGGATTCAATTTCCACGGGATCACCCAAGGGGGCCAGTTTACGGACCCGTAGGATGGTTCCGCGGGTCAGCCCCATGGATAGCAGTTTCTGGCGGTATGCGGGTTCTCCCGGATGGTACCCCCGGATAATCGCCTGATCGCCGGGGTGCAGTTCTGACAATGTACAGACCATGGTTACGCCTCGCTTACCGCCAGAGAGTAGCATGGTTGGGGCTGAACATGCAATAAATTGCTGCCCTTCGCGCCGGCCCGAAGAATATGTACCCTAGGATAGGTTCACCACAAATCGGCCCCGGTGGGAGGATGCCTCCAGGGCATTCAGACAAGAACCAACCTCTTCCAAGGGAATCTGGGTACATTGATCCAAGAGTTGGGGCAGGCTCCACTGGGTTGCCAGGTGTTCCCAGATACTACGCTTCTGCTCCAGGGGGGTGTCCGCACTGGCAATACCCCGGAGAGTGATGCCCCGGAGAATGAAGGGATACACAGTCATCTGAAGGTCACCGGAAAGGACGTTTCCGCAGGATGTAGCAGCTCCCCCGAACTTCAATGAGCGCAGCACCCGGGTAAGAGCCGAGTCCCCGAGGGTATCAACCGCTCCTGCCCACTCCTGGGGTAACAGGGGCTTGTTCCCTGAAGCATCAAATTCATCCCAAAAAAGCACCCCCTCGGCTCCCAGACTCCGCAGCCAATCAGCCCGGGATTCGTGATGGGTCAGGGCCCACGCGGAGTACCCGAGTTTCGAAAGAATCTGGACGGCTATGCTCCCTACCCCGCCGGAGGCTCCGGTCACCAGCACCGGTCCGGAATCCGGGAATACAAAGGAGTGCTGCAAGGCATGAATACATAATCCGGCGGTGAGCCCGGCTGTGCCCAGGGCCATGGCCGTCCGGGCATCCAGGCCCCCAGGCATGGGAAGAACCCATCCAGCCGGAACCCGGATGTACTGCCCGAAGCCACCGGGAGTATTCATACCCAGGTCGAATCCGCACACGATCACCTCATCCCCGGGACCAAACCCCGCCCCGGATCCCTCCACGACCTCCCCGGCAGCATCGATGCCCGGAACATGGGGATACTGCCGGGTCACCCCCCGGTTTCCCCGGGAACTGAGCATATCCTTGAAATTCAGAGAGCTTGCGTGAACCCGGATGAGCACCTCCCCGGCAGGAAGGTCTGTGGTGTCCTTGGTTACTATCTCTCCTGTGAAGGATCCGTCTGATTTCTGAGAAACCTCATAGGCTCGGTATTGCATCCCCGCCTCCTTGGCTGTAATGTAGTCTCCATGAATCAAAAGGCATTTCTCACCGGCGTCAGGCTGGGGATTCCCGTGTTCATCGGATACTTCCCCACTGCCCTCGCCTTCGGTCTGTTGGCGCGGCAGGCCGGAATGACAACAGCTGAAGCCTTTGCCTTCAGTGTAACAAACTTCGCGGGTGCAAGCCAATTCATCGCGGTGAACCTCTATCAATCAGGGGCAGCCCTGGGAGAAATCGGAATCGCAGCCCTGATGATCAACCTGCGCTACCTTCTCATGAGCGCAAGTCTGGCCCCCAAACTCAATCTGCATCGCTCCTGGATCAAACCCTTTATCGCCTACGGTATCACCGATGAGGTTTTCAGTTTGGCATCGACGTACGTCGGCACCCCGGCTGCAGATACCGGGGCAGGTCCGGCTGCCGTGGTACCCAAGGAACAAGACCAGGGAACCCCGAGGGGAACTAATCCCTCCCCCCGATCCCTAGGCAGTTCCTTTATGACCGGGCTTATCATCACCTCCTGGTCGGGCTGGGTGACTGGCACCCTGGCAGGCTCCTACTTCGGCATGTTTCTGCCCCAGGCGCTACAGGAGAGCTTTGTCATTACCCTCTATGCCCTGTTTACCGCTATCCTGGTAGACGAAAGCAAACGGAGCCTCAGAATAGTCCCGGTTGCCGCCCTGGCCGCCGGTCTCAACACTGTCCTGGTATTAGGCCTGTCCCTCAGCCAAGGGTGGGCATTCGTCATATCGATGATCATCGCTGCCGGAGCCGCAACCCTCTGGACCCCTCCGGCCCATCCACAGGAGATGCAGGAGGAAATGCCATGAGATGGGAAATACTACTGTTAATGCTGGTCACGGCCGGAGGAACCTACCTCCCCCGCGCCCTCCCCCAGATCTTTCATAGTTCCCGAACCCTTCACCCCAGACTGGTCACCTTTCTGGAGTACCTTCCCACTGCGGCCCTGGGAGCCCTGATTCTGCCCGGCACCCTCCTCGACTTCTCTCATAATCCCTGGGCGGGTATCGCAGGGCTTGGGGCAGCCGGACTGGTAGCCTGGATCCGACCTGGGCTCATACTCCCCACGGTCTGTGCGATTGCCGTGACCTACGGAGGGCTGGTTCTCTGGTAATCCGGGAAACCCGAGAAGAGTGGTTTTGCCCGGGTGTTAGGGTGATTCGAATGCCTCCCCCAGATTCATCACCCCAGCCACCCCTCCGGGGATGACCTCCAGTCCGACCCTGTAGATTTTCCCGGAAAACTACCCTATAGTTACCATATGAACACAGAAACAGAACGCCGGCGTGCGCCGCGATACCGGCTCCACCAGCTTGTACACCTCGATATGGGTAGGGAGGATTTCATTCCCGCGGATGGTTTGAATATCAGCACCACCGGTCTGGCCTGCCTCACCGATCTCGCCCAGGATGTCGGTTCCAGAATGTTCACCATGTTTCAGCTTGACCCGTCTTCGGAAGAAAGCCTGGTAAAATGCGAGGGCATCGTCTCCCGCTGCGATGCTAAACCCAACGGCGAGTTTGAAATAGGAGTAGAATTTACCGACATTCTGGAATCAGATAAAAGGAAGATCGAAGAGTACTTAACTCAGGCCTAATCGGCTCCCTTCTCCCGGGGGCCCTCCCTATCACTGGATTGGTCCGGGTTCCCGGGGTAACCGAAGCCCGCCTCCCCAGCTTCCCGCCGTATCGG encodes the following:
- a CDS encoding HAD family hydrolase; its protein translation is MAPQYRFPSKPLNAPQAMCFDMDGLLIDSEALALEQWSKAAEDLGHPIPRELMVKAIGRSDQQTKELFLSILGPDYPYDRVLDLRFDYTKTYYASRGVPVKPGVQTLLDWAQSRGITLGVATSTQNPYAAAKLESSGLSGFFARIVTGDQVRHNKPDPEIYLTLCRRLGVSPGDALGLEDSQSGLLAAQAAGLGVIHVPDLGPVESWVRDRCLAVLPRPDALIPYISEA
- a CDS encoding putative bifunctional diguanylate cyclase/phosphodiesterase, whose protein sequence is MGLLSISQLMHKLDGQEDIRQVVMDLLEEIKQLRADKRGLLTRTQELLQVIDEQTRRSNELRSRMEINPKTGLPNHLRMDKEIAHFFGNQSPEKPQRSGAFLLVRLDKNYDTVQRTLKPQMSEWILYQLGERMRTMFRDRYVFHTRESEFLILVEGSYNTKTIEKIARALRREIHQPHIFTGYNVHIGCTVGISLFPDHGYSKSYLLQNADIALQHALDQDTGIGIYHEGMRDQVVERMDLQNSIIKALEHQAIKEMDKQFDMYYQPIVSVLKEGTEFVVQRVFAEALIRWHHPRLGLVSPGMFIPLAEETGLIIPIGNWVLYTVARHLDQWFAQELPLGGVSINLSPRQFRTEDVVENIRRILDNHSFPPDKLWLEITESTLIEEPMRIISLMQKLHNKGIRFAVDDFGTGYSSLSYVHRMPVGHLKIDQSFIKKVTDDAKSQAIVRTIIAMAKELGFDAIAEGVETKEQAEFLYNEGVRIFQGYFFARPMPAEDFLVYLEQQSDQAGSRPPEDSETASPIPDPQV
- a CDS encoding TrmH family RNA methyltransferase yields the protein MNPLLEYLSGFVTPQRWQTMLDVLEHRSRYITVVLEDIFQPHNASAVLRSCDAFGVQDVHIIENRNRYRVNPDVELGTSQWLNLQRYHGNPEPDGNGNTRDALLSLKKQGYRIIATAPSRDALELSQLPLEDGPVALVFGTELTGLSETAFELADQSLRIPMYGFVESFNISVSAALCLYDVTTRLRQSSLPWKLDEHQRAEILHAWLRRSIKKWEVIEASFKEQ
- a CDS encoding ABC transporter ATP-binding protein, whose translation is MNNLQKIWNMMKGYRLMYGVAILFMGFGAIFAYYSPLILRATIDSVIGTEAFSGRREIIWLFTALGGREVLSQRLWIPGILLVSSALVQGIFVFLSGYLAAKASEGSARDLRNRLYHHLQYLPFAYHARSEKGDLLQRCTSDVDTVRKFLALQLVQVGNAIFLVTVSLVVTFQVHVELAWVAMPIIPLATVASILFFGKIQSSFRRSDEAEAALTSMVQEHLTGIRVVRAFGREGYEYGRFRALNEDYRRVTMRLIQWFAAFWASTDIMSLTQVLAVICVGTLWAVQGTVTIGTLILFVSSVWMILWPVRQMGRVLVDMGKAFVAMERIQEILDQEPESMNPQGIRQKLTGAIEFKGVSLEYEPGSPVLQDLNFTIESGQTVGILGHTGSGKTSLVGLIAGFYAPTQGSISIDGVPLQDFDKAWLRRQVSLVLQEPFLYAKTIKRNIGVGARNISEVEIFEAARDASIHQSIVDFEAGYDTPVGERGVTLSGGQKQRVAIARALVAQAPILIFDDSLSALDTETDRAVQEAIRKRASDRTVMLISHRLSTLMKADLVLVMENGRLVEQGSPAQLLEHDGLFSRLHALQNQGIEV
- a CDS encoding FeoC-like transcriptional regulator; the encoded protein is MSTRVPPLPQGPDPQSRPLAVIRAYLTRHGEACFRQIMVDCGLSRALAQAGLDQLIRMGRVEGVTGLPDNSQGCHAGCCSSTPTSRQTPFSREAGVVYRVIRSRDYSCS
- the rlmD gene encoding 23S rRNA (uracil(1939)-C(5))-methyltransferase RlmD; translation: MRKKIRSYENCRVIDISPGGNSLCTVPSQDAEGNPREKFVELDSRQAVPGDVVHINLGRRKKKGFAQGQVTDLVQSADYRIPAPCPHFGTCGGCRWQHVPYPIQLEWKHTMVVQALTRHLPSSGIQIPEVNPTLPSPSVWEYRNKMEYSFSSRRWLDNQELEGPGEDHTKTDPRALGFFVPGYPGRVTDIRECHLQTTEASAIRNWVRDWAYQHHLSFYDHKTHQGYLRTLVIRNNSQGQFLVILITGDHRPNLEQDFVDRLTAEFPRIRSIYGITNSKLNDSYADLEMRNLWGEEWIRETLGDLDFHIGPGSFFQTNIPQTPRLYDLALRYAAPDPAGDLVYDLYTGTGTIAAYLAGSAREVIGLEYVEEAVTAARRSCTENGITNAGFYAGDMKDLLTREFFDTHGWPDIVVTDPPRAGMHPQVVQRLRDAKPKRIVYVSCNPESLGRDAALLTQPLPQGGRYSIDEIQPVDMAPHTPHIETVVRFSYTSSPETE